agaaATCTATTCATCCCTAATTTACCTAACTCGGATTCTATACACTGACAAAATTCGTGGAGCACACAACATTTAAATCTGAAAACTATagaaaaatatgaatttaaattcGTTATAAAACcattcataaaaagaaaaattcattaCAAAACCTTTTCATGCAAATGGAACAAACATAAGATCAACCAATCACAAGAGAAGTCAGATCATGATTGGTTAATGATCCCACGGTCTATATTTTGCCTTCATTAAAAGCTGATGATAGCCCCACACAGTATTCTAACCTTCCATacttatccaaacattttggtctatatttatattttattattattattagtatctATTTATTTCCGTAAAGCAAGGACTTCCCAAATCCAACTACTAGATTGTTGtctttttctttattcttaAACACCCCTgttgttttactttatttacaATACAGTCCACTTCAAACGGTAGCCTTGTCAAGGctatttttggtattttaaaCAATAGCTCtggaattttattaaaaataatgccACGTTAGCTATGATTTCACTAAATTTGCTGATGTAATCCCTGTGATGTCACGTGCCATTCGTAAGCTTGGGGAAACTATATCATTGTCACGCGCCTGTGATATCATGTGCATTATTGCCAATATTTTAACATggcttaattatcaaaaaagtaCCTCACATTTTCAACGTTTTCATTTAGGGCTCAAATTTTTAAACTACtcaatttcagtatatttttcaattttcaattttaattgttgacatttattaaaattagagtggaaaacaatttcaaatatgcTTTTCATATTTGGGTTTTTATAGCAAACATGCAAATTAAAGCGATATGaaatgtatatttaaatttttttcaattatattttgaacaaatggctataattgaaactaaaaattaaaaaatgggttgaaattgacgattttaaaagtttaaactataaacaaaaaagattaaaaatataaaatatttgttgatGATTAAACCTTTTGACATTTACTATTAATCTCCAAATTTATAATGCACTCAACAATTTACATTATAATTAGAaagatggaaaattattattccaATTTACTCAATGTTTGTGCCTGTCCATGGCCACGCTTAAGTGGATTCGAAATAGAATTTATTCAGATCTAAGGTAGATTAGGGtatgattataatatttatttaagtcAGATtcatttattagatttaaatgAAGTAAAGTTGGATTTTTAGGACCTACATAGAATTTTAGCAAAAATAGAAAGTAAAATCCAAACATGGAAAATGAGTCTTATATGTACGCAAACACGATAAAAAAGTATTAATTCGTGGTTTAAGCATTTTAGATTTTAGAAAACGTCGAGACACCTAAAATATCagccatttttttaataagagCCGATTTTCCACTACTCGAAATAAGTTGTTCTTATGGCAAATTGGTAGGCAATTGCATATATTGGTTGACAATAAGAAGTATCAacaaacttttataataatatttttattaatagtcACTCCGTAAAATTGCTATTAGCTAgtttgttaaaaatataaattaaaattttgtatttgaTCATGTCTTCAGATTTGTTGCCATTTGTCAAAATTACGACGTCAATAAATGTTAGTTTGTCGTAAAATCCattcataaattattattttttaatggtggatattaattatttttattatagtatAGAGTAAAATGATGATGATTGGAAATAGGAATGGAAAAATGGATTGAAGTTTGGTGCAAACTATCATCATATTAGTAATaatcactactaaaaaacagaggtttagcgacggactattccgtcgctaaacccttgaattccgtcgctaatggtgattagcgacggaatggCGACGGATTAAGTCCGTCGCCACAATGTTGGTCGCTAAACAAGTAGCGACCAATATTTTCAATCCGTGGCaaagttagcgacggaatttccgtcgctaaatgtgccaatccgtcgccaattagtCTCATTTGGAGACGAATTCTGAGACtaattggcgacggatataGATATAGTAGAGAcggattatccgtcgctaaattgtcaGGTTTAGCGACGGACATATCCGTCGCTAACCGGTCACAGTTCGTCTCACTGTGACCggttagcgacggaaatatccgtcgctaaacctgacaattccgtcgccaattttgtattattttggcAAATTTCTGCCGTTTTCTGTTGTTTTTGTGTTTCACTGATGTTTAAAACCTGCTAAATacagtaattaaattttattttagattacaCCATTTTGAAACtgaataaaagtatatatatataaaataaaatatcaaagtaTACATAAAACGTTGTCTGAAAAAAAACATCGTACgaaatatattttagaaaataaaataaacaggAAACTACAAATCTGTAGTATCGCCACCGTCTGGCGGAGGAGGGGGAAATTGTGGCTGATACTCTGGTGGGAGATTCGGCATCATCCGTGCAATCTCATCACGTATCATCTGTGCCATGCTGGCCTGCTGCGCCGCCAACCGCTGCTCAACCTGCCGCAGGCCCTCCTGGATGCCGGCCTGCACacggcgctcgacctcctcATCCGTCTGCTGTGATGTCCGTGAAGAGCTGCCTCTCTGCGGTCTGATACTCGGGCCTACATATCTGCTGGTAGCCGAACCCAGGCCGTACACCCGAtgcttcttgttgacgccctcgataTCCATAAATATCTGCGTCTCATCCACAGGACTCGAGGTGCTCCCCTCTCCGGTCGGCGACTGTGTCGCAGCAGCAAGCCTCTCAGCGATGGCGTCCTAcgtacaaaacaattacaaaacatatcagtttagttttataacaaataaaaaaacataacactttattaataattctaattattCAGGAAatttcggcagcatttcctctgtaatatgaacatcacccatttttcagggaagtcctgcaagcaaattacagcaaattacaatatataaccCAACCAACCAAATATATTAAGTTCTAATTACACAAACGTTAAGCCTATACAGTTTAACActtcatatataatatattcaacACTTAAGCCTATATACACaacttatagaattttaatGTGATAAGGACTTACAGTCATATCCTGAGCCCTCTTGTCGACTGGTTTCTTCTCAGCCTTCGTTTTATGAAGGCGACTGTACAGCTCTGTCGCACTCGGCTTCCGGCCGAGCTCCTTAGCCTATCAGAAAAATACAGATTTattaagtattaaaataaaacaaatacgttatttaagtaatttaattacTGATTAGAAACAAACCATCACATCCATATGCTTGATAGCAGAGCGAGATCCTCCGGTATGGCGGACAGGACCAGAACCGGGGCCCGCAGGCTCACTCATCCGGTTTGCCCGAGCTGTCTCTGACTTCTTTTTCTCCTTCTCTGAGTCCCAAAATGCATTCCAGGCTTCCCAGATCTCCTGATTCACAGATGTATGCTTCTTTTGCATTTTCCTCATCTTGTGGATGTTGTCTTTGTACCGGGTGGCTGCATGGGTCATGAAGACCCGTCTGATTACCTCCTCGCTGTACGCAGAGTCATCCCACCAGAACTTCTTCTGCAAACAGTAATAACATGAGCTTTGAGTTAGAATTTTCACAAATACCAaaacttaaatatattaaattttaaatttaattacctgAAATTCCTGAAAATAGAACTCCCTCTGGTCCGCTGTCAGAAAGCGCCATGCTGATCCAGTCTCGAACCAGCACTGCCTGAAAATATCCCGGATAGCCCGAGAAACAGGCCCAGAGTCCAGCAACATTGTCCTGTGATATAATAAGCATAATTTACTTTACATACATATTAATTCCatactaaaaatcaaaaaaattaaaacgctggaaaacaaccgaatatttttctaccgctactagacatatataatTTCGTGACCGAGCTACGGGAGGaccagttttgcgaactgtacaaactgtacaatcccgtgtcgttcaatcgcttgaacacacgggacgggaaatctacggctaggtttacgattttattcggtgggaataaaatcgaggtcaTTTTGGGGTGTAACAgcttataaattaactaattatataaattaaaattaaaattaaaattaaaataataacggtacttacttgttgcagagcagaaccgcaacagATGAAAAAGATCGATGAAATGTGGGACCGCTGCAACCAACTAACGGCTATCAAACCTATCACACAATtagttttagaattttaatttgttatcatataattaataaataaaataattttctgaaaaaaaaaattgggcagcacttcccctaaaaaatGGTTAtcgcccatttttcagggaagtcctgcaagtaAATTACAACAATACAACAATACACAATCCAACATATAATTAACTTAAACGAATAACCtaattatcaatataacaattcaatttataatttaaacaaataattaacttaCTAATTCTCCTGATAAATAAAGATCTacaaatttaatctaaaaattaacctataattataataacaattaaattaaaaactcatttaattaatttttgaacaaataaactaacaattaccctaaatttaaaaatttaacataataataaaaaaaagtatatattagAGTAACATTTAACCTAAAATATAAACCTAAATTTGAACAATTACATAAATAACCTAATCAAGTAATTAGCAATGTTAATCtaacaattaaactaaaaattaacctaagaatcaattattttaatttattaacaaatTAACCTAAACTAACAAAATAGCCTACTTaacctaaataaatttaattaacataattaaataataaatcttaACCTAACAATTACTAACCTTaatcaaacaaaataattaacaaatttaaatttaattaaccttaattaaacttaattaaccTTAAtactaacaaaataaataactaaGTGAATGAATCTTACCTCTCTGATGTCGGAACAGCGCCGGCGACCACAGCAAACGGACGGAGGCGGAAGGGCAGCGGATGGCGGTGGCAGGTGGTGGCAGTGGCAGGTGGTGGCAGTGGCAGGCGGCAGGCGGCAGTGGCGGGCGCCGGAAATAAGGGCTGAGCGGAGGGGAACGGCGCCGGGGAAGAGGAGAATCGCCGGGGAAGAGAAATCGCCGGGGAAGAGGAGAAATCGCCGGGGAAATCTATGGATagagttttttgtttttgttaactGCGTTCTGATTCAGGAGAAGAAGGCTGCGTTTTGTTTAGGttaaaaattagcgacggatttgtatttccgtcgctaatttttaaCCTAAACAAAACGCACAGTTTCATTTAAtgactttagcgacggaataaaACATTTCGTCGCTAAAGTTATTAAATGAAACGGCGCGTTTCTATCAGCTCAAGTGTTGGCGACGGACTTGTGTGTCCGTCGCTAACTTTGGCACAAAAAAGGCCCGCCACATCTTCCCGCCAaccaattagcgacggaacttgtgtgtccgtcgctaaaattgcCACCAAAAATCAGCGCCAAGCCTTCCCGCCAAGCTCCCGccaaatttgtgacggaataGCGACGGATAGTCTGTCGCTAAGTAGTTTCAGCGACGGATGGTAAGTCCGTCTCTATATCCGTCGCAAATGTTATcaaatagcgacggattttgggtCCGTCGCCAATATCCGTCGCTATTTgcctgttttttagtagtgaatATTAACATGAATAACTTTTTAAGGTTTTATACATATTCAAATTTCTTTAAGTGACAGTCGATGAGTTTAGATGATTACTTTTCAATAATAAGGACTAAAATGcaactaaaagtaaaaataaggTGTATTTCCATGAACTTAAAAGAGAATATAGAAAAATACAAATGAATAATTCCAATAGATCTGGAGTGTGGCCTACTTCCTCACCAAAATGCGCGTGGGATTTGTTTAAAAAGGCTTATAGCTAAGAACTTTCCCTACAACTTTCGTCTTACCCTTCTTTAAAGGGCATAAAAACCCTCCATTCATTTCATACTTCACTTCACCTAAATTCCACACAAAAATATCATCAAACCCGCAAACAAATGGACTCATCTTGGCCTGAAAACGTTCCGTATCATCGGAAAATGGCCATCGGAGAGCTGGTTAGAGGTCGGGAAATTTGCAACCGGCTAAAAATAGTGCTGAGCCGCCATGACCAATCTTTATCTAATGGGAATATTGATTTGCCTGTCGATGATCTCGTCGTGGAGATCTTAAATACTTTCACTAATAGTCTTTCTATGTTGAATAGAGCAAACTCCGATGAGGTTTGCCTGGATAGTTGCCGGAAGTCGGAGGATTCCGGTGAGAGTAGCAAGAGTGTCACTACTGTCAAAGATCGGAGAGGTTGCTACAAGAGAAGgtacataaaattttatatgtttgtttgtatcattatttatgtatttattagccatttaattcaacatttggACATAATATCATAGGTTTAATTATTAGATGCGAAATTTTTAGTAGAAATATTAGGTCGATGATGTTTGTTTTTAGTTCTTGATTAATTGATGATTAATGAGAACATGTAATATGGTAGTTTACCTTTAAAATTGATGATAATTTATtctacataaaataattattcgtAGTCATtgcaattaataaataaaagaaatcgAATGTTATGTGCATCACACATACAATATCAATTATAAGTGCTTCACTTTATTTGTATTCTTATTACTCGACTctaattaaatcatatttttcaaatatcaaaaaatagaccaaaataaaataaaaaagtacatTACAGATCTAACCTAAAGAGTTAAAATACACTTGTAGTTGTATGATAAGATATTAtgagaaaattttataaaaaatatatataacctagttgaaaactaaaattataaaaatatattatcatcatttgaatttgaatttatacTATTATCATCATGTTATGTCGTAATATGTGTCTTTGTATAGTTAagctaattaattaatgaatgCTTATTGATGTGAGCTAACAGTTGCAATTATATTTGCAAGTTGCAGAAAGACTAGTCACACATGGACAAGAGACAGTTCAGATCTAAGAGATGATGGTCATGCATGGAGAAAGTACGGACAAAAGGCTATCCTAAATGCTAAATTTCCAAGGTATATAATTAATTCAATATTATGTTAATCACTTCaacgttaattattttaatttgttaaaattaattactaacAATTTGGATGCAATTGTACAGGAATTATTTTAGATGCACTCATAAGTATGAGCAAAAATGCCAAGCAACAAAACAAGTTCAAAAAATTGAGGAAAATCCTCCCATTTTTAGAACTACTTACAATGGCAATCACACTTGCAACCACTCCCTCAAATCTAACTCTCATCATCATCTAATTATCACGGAATCTCCCGATGATGACGATTCTTCTAATCTCATAAGCTTTAACAACAACATCGACAACGTTGTTAATTGCGTACAATTAGAGAGTGATAATTACGATTTCACATCATCATCGTCTTCATCAATAAAGCGCGAGGACAGGGATATTAATGACAACATCAAGCTCCAACCATCATCATCCGATTACTTATTGTCTCATGATAATCACTTGTCGACAATTGATCATGCGGATGTGATTTCCGGGGCGAATTCGACGTTTTCTTGCACCACAAGTAATGATGAAAGTTTTGACATGGATGAGATTATGAACTCTGTTACTGCTCATTTTCACGATGATGATGCTTTGCAATTTGCATTTTGATGCGTACTACTtgtaatttttcaataattcGAGTTTTTAGTTTAGGGTATGTGCTTGTGAGCTAGGCAATTAAGATCCTTTTGGCGTATCAAATAATGTAATTATTTCTTGTGTACATAAATTATTAGTTTTTGgttcattttatatatttgatgttatagttttttaacataaatttacTAGATATTTACTAATCTCCATATTTGACCATcagaaaaatatttgaaaagggATAAGTAgggaagagaaaaaaaattaatttttatatcattaaagaaaaaagaaaaaaatatactattactattaaataatttcTAGAACATTTTATGATTAGTTTCACTTTATGAGCATaactatttcaaaattaaaatataaaatactatatatatttcGAAGTAAACATAATaacaagaaattaaaataattattatattgattatttattaaaaaaattattatattgattatttattaaaaaaattattatattgattaaatttaaattttaaaatattatgaatacTTAAAGTAAAATACATAGCCTTTTAATAATAAGTATTATTAACATCTACTTAAAGTGTGTAAGAAAAATACACACATTGATCTTTTATTTCAAgtgtattaaatattaatatatttatcataactatattaattatattaaatatttatcagAGAatgctataattttttatattatatatttcaaaTGTAGATGTTAAaccaatttatataaataaaaactaaataataataatttttaaatatttgaataacaatatattaaaatatacgacatttaacatataatcagtatattatttttcataggaCATTATACTCACATTTTATTATCATTGCATTAAATagtgtttataaaattttaatattattaagatGTAATAAACAACAAAATTATAAGGCAGGACACGTGTCTTTGAGAGAGTGTCAAATCAATTTCCATTCTCATGAGAAATATATAGtgctttatttataaattatagattATGTTTATAGTTCGAGAgaagaaaaaattattaagtcTTTTTATGCTGGATTGAGCCATACATTGGCGGATACCTAAAATTAGCAATATTAAGATAAAtagaattgataaaataatacgataaattttaaaatgaaaaattatattattaaattttacatttaatagtaaaataaattcaaatctttataacttgttgtaattttatttgaatttttttttataattttaatattttattacaatttaactagtttttaatcaattttattgTTCCAATAAAAACTGTGTTGGACGCTATCATTGATGAAGCCAATGACATTAGACCTTGATCTCATGTTCTAAAAGAGAATAGACCGGATTTGCGGTAAACAAATTCAATATTTGGTTTCTTAGAATTAAGGGCAATATCCATGCATCTGCATTCAAAGGACAAAGGGAGAAAATGaaagtaaaaaagaaattgTTCAATCATAGTTAGAATCTGCAACTcgcattaaataaaaataatactccatTAAGATAGTTGACATTATTAGttgataattgaaaaaaaaaatgacagcaaaatgcaaattatttaaaaaaaaaaaatcatttgggGATGAGCTTACGTTTGAAGCTTACGTCCAACAACGTGAGCGACATAATTTGTTTCTATCTGTCCATTCCACAGGATCATTTATCATatcttttacatttttattaatttttttgggttAAAATATGATAATGATTAATGAGTATGTTGTATGTATATGTGTATACCAATGCATTTgcataaaatttcaatttataaatttatatgacTTGGTGTTGTTTATAGAAAAAGGATTGTCATACAATTCCAAAAggttaaattttatgtttatttattttggaCGAAGTTAAACTTATATTAATAGTAGACATAAATATGAGACActtgtttttagataaattaataatttggaaTGGTATTATTTTAATAGAGTACATTGTAAATATAAAAACTTTCTTCTAGCAGATATCAGAAACGGTTTcaaaagttaaatatttttaattttttattattttaagataattaattttttagttaatagtaaactttttattattattttaaagcaTATCCAAAAGTTAAAACACCAAACCCATTAATTTGAAAAGATTGATACAAAATATTAACttaatataattttactattttagtttttagttttcCTTCTAAATAAtctattgaaattatttttattcttttatgtgtttgtaaaatttaaaattatgaaagatGTAATATAAAGTTAATAAGTTACTAATTTATGTTAAAAGTggtaaaatagttaa
This region of Mercurialis annua linkage group LG1-X, ddMerAnnu1.2, whole genome shotgun sequence genomic DNA includes:
- the LOC126675151 gene encoding WRKY DNA-binding transcription factor 70-like; its protein translation is MDSSWPENVPYHRKMAIGELVRGREICNRLKIVLSRHDQSLSNGNIDLPVDDLVVEILNTFTNSLSMLNRANSDEVCLDSCRKSEDSGESSKSVTTVKDRRGCYKRRKTSHTWTRDSSDLRDDGHAWRKYGQKAILNAKFPRNYFRCTHKYEQKCQATKQVQKIEENPPIFRTTYNGNHTCNHSLKSNSHHHLIITESPDDDDSSNLISFNNNIDNVVNCVQLESDNYDFTSSSSSSIKREDRDINDNIKLQPSSSDYLLSHDNHLSTIDHADVISGANSTFSCTTSNDESFDMDEIMNSVTAHFHDDDALQFAF
- the LOC126665413 gene encoding uncharacterized protein LOC126665413 is translated as MLLDSGPVSRAIRDIFRQCWFETGSAWRFLTADQREFYFQEFQKKFWWDDSAYSEEVIRRVFMTHAATRYKDNIHKMRKMQKKHTSVNQEIWEAWNAFWDSEKEKKKSETARANRMSEPAGPGSGPVRHTGGSRSAIKHMDVMAKELGRKPSATELYSRLHKTKAEKKPVDKRAQDMTDAIAERLAAATQSPTGEGSTSSPVDETQIFMDIEGVNKKHRVYGLGSATSRYVGPSIRPQRGSSSRTSQQTDEEVERRVQAGIQEGLRQVEQRLAAQQASMAQMIRDEIARMMPNLPPEYQPQFPPPPPDGGDTTDL